The nucleotide window atgcaggttaggttaactggtgactctaaattgaccgtgagtgtgaatggttgtctgtgtctatgtgtcggccctgtgatgacctggcgacttgtccagggtgtaccccgcctttcgcccgtagtcagctgggataggctccagcttgcctgcgaccctgtagaacaggataaagcggctagagataatgagatacgaGATGAGATTCCTtgtgtcattccactttattacacttaatttatggacatatatgttttgatttctttgtatgtgtgaattacttgggttgttaCCGACATCTGGTAAAAATTTCATGTCAGTAGCCCCATCAGAAATACATTTACTGAGAAAAATTGACACgttcaatacttattttccccgctgtatatacagtatcttAAACAGTTCCTAGGGACAGGTCCTAGGTGTGATAATATACTGGGTCTGAAATAGCTATATCTATAAAATGTTATAGATACAGTatactgtatttttaaaaaatgacctACTTTTGCCAGGTAAAAAGGGCCATCTGTATTGTAGCGTTTTAGAACCAATGATGGATACTCATGAGGAGTCTAAAATAAATTTTACCAATTTGGCCAAataatccagcttgcctgtgaccctgtagaaggataaagcggctagaaataatgagatgagatggccaaATAATTTAATAACACTGCAGTGGGAGTGCAGATATATTGCATATTGTCCCCTTAAAAATGTGAAGTTGCAAGGAAATACCCCAATATACTGAAATCAATTTCCAGACTGTTCTACTCCTCCTAAGTTTTTAATCTTTATCAAATGAGAGTcgataatggcttttttttgcaTATATCAAGTTACTCTACTTTTAAGTTCACTTTAGTTCCTGTACCTGGGCTGAAGATCTGCAGCAGCTGCTCTTTGGTCCAGTTACAGGAGGTGATGATGAACTGTCCCTGTGGCTTTAGAGCTGCTCTCAGTGAGGACATGTACTGGAGTTTTGCCATTTCTTGGCCTTCAGGGTTCAAGCTAATAGCATCAAAAGTGCCCTTGTCGATACACAAGTCAAACCCTTTCAGTTCGATACTGGGGTTCAGAAAATCCTGCTCCTGTAATTATATAAAGAGCATATACATAGTACATTAAGAAATCACTAAAAATTAGAAGTGCAAAAATAGTGGCCTGAGAATAAAACCATTCAGATGGTAAAACCTTTTTGCCTTTTTCTATTATATAAagtgttgagaaaaaaaaatgcagctttttgTAATACTTGTATTGAAGTCTGGTTACCCCTGGTTAAGTATCAGAGACACCAACACACTGTCTAAACAACTGCTACACCAATGTAATCTGCATTTAATTTAACATGTAGttgtaataaataaaatataaaaataagttaCAATATAAACTATTTTTTCAGCCACGTTTGTTAAATTGGCTCCTTATATACTTTGTGACCTTAGAAAGCCTAGAAAAGTTttgaatgtaaataaaaacatttctacATGTTGGTGAaatatattcatattttcttaaAGTAGATATTTCAGTGTATTTACGAGAGACATAAAACAATTTTGGCCAAAAGTCAACTTTTCATATACTGAATACTGTTGCCAGAATTCAATTCATAGTAACATCCAATGGGTCACCTGACCATGACACCCATGTGTGCTTATTGAACATCTTGTTCCAGATTTAGCCGTccctttactgttataataacctccactcttctgaaaagactttccactagattttagatttgtgctcattcagccacaagagcattcatGAGTTCAGGTACTGATGTTATGTGAGGAGGCCTTGGGTGCAGTcaatgttccagttcatcccaaaggtgttcagtggggttgaggtcaggcttCTGTCTTCATAAAGCTTGCTTtgtgcattgtcatgctggaacatgtttagacctttcagttccagtgaagggaaattataatTCTACAGCATCATAAACATCCTAAAAAACCGtacgcttccaactttgtggcaacagtttcagGAAGACCCTCAATATGGTTGTTttggtcaagtgtccacaaatATTTGGCCATATAATATATATGACTTTTATGAAACCCAAACACAGATCAACAGAACAGAATATAGAACAACTTCTGTCTATGAATATTACTGATCAAGTCAGAACTGTATTAAAGTTTGTTAAACATGCTTACTGAGGCCAGATTTCATGTCAAACCACTTAAAGAGAATACAGAAACTGTTACAGCATGATTTTTTCTTTTTAGAAAAATCTCTCACACATCAAATAATGAAGATCTCTTACCTGAACTTTAATATTTGTTAAGCCCTCTTCTGCCAGGACATGTGTTGCAAGTTCTACTGAGGCACTGGAGTAATCTATTCCAGTAATATTCATAAAACCATGCTTGGCCTTAACAGAAAGTATAAAAAAtacttaataataaataaaagaacATGATATTTTGTACAAATCACTGCACTGGTATATTGCAACATACCAGTTCTACCAGGAAGACACCGTTTCCAGTGCCAATGTCCAGTATGGCAGCATTTTCAGGCGTATGCTGTTTCTCCATCCATTGGATTACACGGTTCATACTTTCCTCCCCAAACCTGAGGACAGAGGAAAAGAAAAGCACTGAACTattttattggattttttttttttttgcactactaACAGTGTGATCATTTGGAATAAATCCAGTTCCAGACTATTCTAAATTCTGCAGCTAGCACAAAATGGACTCTTCTAACAGAGGAAGGTCTACTAGCCTGACTAGCTGATAACTGACCACACCAGGATGGAGTTTTCAGTAGTGATTTTTAACTACAACATTTGGAAACTCAACCCAAGTCCAATcaatgatggaaaaaaaagaatATCACATAAGGGAAGACATTACCATATTTCTCCAACATCTCCAATGTCTCTGTAAGTCTGAAGTTCCCTGCTGTAAGCATTATCCCAGCTAGGAGGAGGAAAACAATGATCAGCTCTTCATAGTCACATattgtattattataattattgatTTGTCCCCGATATTCTCCCTAATTTAGTCGTGGCCAATTCCTGCACACCAGACAGCTCTCTCCTACCAACTAGGGAGGACAAAGGCTCTTACATGCTTCCTCTAAGGAAAGTAACACCAGCATCCACATCTTTTCATCCTGCATCGAGGcataacacactcggaggaaagtaCTATCCACCCATCTCCACACACacaagctcacagatgcccatgattggctcgCATTGCTGTAACTGACAGCGGAGAGAGAACATGCCATGCCTCCCTTcctgagagcatggccaattttgctctcttgagctcccgACCACatatggctgtggcatcattggGATTAGAACTCACGATGTCTGGATGACAATACGGTGCTTTTCCATTGTGCCACTCatgaccattattattattattattaacattttattgaggcggcacggtggtgtagtggttagcgctgtcgcctcacagcaagaaggtcctgggttcgagccccggggccggcgagggcctttctgtgtggagtttgcatgttctccccgtgtccgcgtgggtttcctccgggtgctccggtttcccccacagtccaaagacatgcaggttaggttaactggtgactctaaattgaccgtaggtgtgaatgtgagtgtgaatggttgtctgtgtctatgtgtcagccctgtgatgacctggcgacttgtccagggtgtaccccgcctttcgcccgtagtcagctgggataggctccagcttgcctgtgaccctgtagaaggatacagcggctagagataatgagagagagacattTTATTGACTCTGACCTACGCAATTAAGTGACTCAAACCTTTCAAATGGTATTTACTTCACCACAGATTGGCACTCAGAAATATTGTGTAGCCTTGGTTACAGTTTCAACCTTTGCAATGCATGTTATCGTATCAAGGTGAACTAGTGGttttcaaacaaacaagaaaataacttcACCTAGCTTTTTTGCAAAACGATTCACTTAAGTTGGTTCACTGAGTCGTTCTTAAAGAATCGAATCACCAAAGCTAATGCATCGTTAGAAAAGGATGAGATCACGTGATAACAGTATGTGTTGATTTAGAGTTCAAGAGTTACATCGGGTTACATAACAGAACTGTGGACTGTTACATTTTAGAGGAATCAGACAAACATGAAGGTGTTCTTGACACCCAAATATTCTCAAGtcaatgtataaaaatgtatttgaagggtgggtaaaataaatattttcataAAAAATGCTCACTAGTCTTTTGTTCCGAGTTTTGATGGAGCAAAATCCTCCACCGAGTCGATGCACGAGCTTAAAGAGCTCTCTTGAGCATGTGAACTCTCTGAAGCCATTACTGAAGCTTCAAACATG belongs to Neoarius graeffei isolate fNeoGra1 chromosome 11, fNeoGra1.pri, whole genome shotgun sequence and includes:
- the eef1akmt2 gene encoding EEF1A lysine methyltransferase 2, producing the protein MASESSHAQESSLSSCIDSVEDFAPSKLGTKDYWDNAYSRELQTYRDIGDVGEIWFGEESMNRVIQWMEKQHTPENAAILDIGTGNGVFLVELAKHGFMNITGIDYSSASVELATHVLAEEGLTNIKVQEQDFLNPSIELKGFDLCIDKGTFDAISLNPEGQEMAKLQYMSSLRAALKPQGQFIITSCNWTKEQLLQIFSPGFELLQELPTPRFQFGGVTGNSVTALVLKRLS